One Fundulus heteroclitus isolate FHET01 chromosome 1, MU-UCD_Fhet_4.1, whole genome shotgun sequence genomic window carries:
- the samhd1 gene encoding deoxynucleoside triphosphate triphosphohydrolase SAMHD1, producing MDSRKRPMEPASSPDKEFQTPQKKVSEVRVWQPDSDFMRWGVGETCQYLRREGLEKWEDIFRAEKITGEGLRYLTDENLEKIGIKCLGDRLQILHRVRKLWHIDAEPNKVFNDPIHGHVELHPLLIKIIDTPQFQRLRNIRQLGGTYYVFPGASHNRFEHSLGVGYLAGQLVQALNEKQPELLISRRDILCVQIAGLCHDLGHGPFSHMFDGMFIPKARPGINWKHEAASLKMFDYLVDDNNLRPVMEEHGLVLPEDLEFIKEQIAGPLENSSGQGEKWPYKGRPKDKSFLYEIVANKRNGIDVDKWDYFARDCYHLGIQNNFDYRRFLKFARVCEVDGQKNICTRDKEVGNLYDMFHTRNCLHRRAYQHKVGNIIETMITEAFLKADSHIKIEGSQGKTFTLSTAIDDMVAYTKLTDHVFEQILNSSSKELEEARLILQNIIRRHLYKCLGQTRPDKPLTVTQKAVRSWEAELANSSPQGGSHDVDLQPEDFVVNVIAMDYGMKEKNPINNVRFYCKEDPTRAIKIRKNQVSKLLPEHFAEQLIRVYCKKTDEKTLEAAKKHFVKWCMDKNFSKPQDGDIIAPELTPLKPSWRNNEGEDSDEGNSKETSVLVNGLKKAKTHLNFE from the exons ATGGATAGCCGTAAGCGACCCATGGAGCCAGCTTCCAGCCCGGACAAGGAGTTCCAAACGCCGCAGAAGAAAGTGTCGGAGGTCCGGGTCTGGCAGCCCGATTCGGACTTCATGCGGTGGGGAGTCGGGGAAACCTGTCAGTACCTGCGGAGAGAAGGGCTTGAAAAATGGGAGGATATATTCAGAG CTGAGAAGATTACCGGCGAGGGGCTGAGGTACCTTACGGATGAAAACCTGGAGAAGATCGGCATAAa GTGCCTCGGTGACCGTCTGCAGATCCTGCACAGAGTGAGGAAGCTGTGGCACATCGACGCGGAGCCCAACAAG gttttcaaTGATCCCATCCACGGCCATGTGGAGCTGCACCCACTTCTCATCAAGATCATCGACACGCCTCAGTTTCAGCGACTTCGAAACATCAGGCAGCTTGGAGGGACCTATTACGTTTTTCCTGGAGCCTCCCACAACCGCTTTGAACACAGCCTTGG GGTTGGGTACTTGGCAGGACAACTTGTTCAAGCTCTCAATGAGAAGCAGCCCGAGCTCCTCATCTCTCGCAGGGACATTCTCTGTGTGCAGATCGCTGGACTCTGCCATGACCTGG GACATGGACCTTTCTCCCATATGTTTGATGGCATGTTCATACCCAAAGCACGTCCAGGAATTAACTGGAAA CACGAGGCTGCCTCTCTGAAAATGTTTGACTACCTTGTGGATGACAACAACCTGAGGCCAGTCATGGAGGAGCACGGCCTGGTGCTGCCAGAGGACCTGGAGTTTATCAAAGAGCAGATCGCAGGACCGCTGGAGAATAGTTCAGGTCAAGGAGAGAAG TGGCCATACAAAGGCCGTCCTAAAGACAAGTCCTTCCTCTACGAGATTGTTGCCAACAAAAGAAACGGTATCGATGTGGACAAGTGGGATTATTTTGCCAG GGACTGCTACCACTTGGGCATCCAGAACAACTTTGACTATCGGCGCTTCCTAAAATTCGCAAGGGTCTGTGAAGTGGATGGCCAGAAAAACATCTGCACAAGAGACAAG GAGGTGGGGAATCTGTACGACATGTTCCACACTAGGAACTGTCTCCACAGGAGAGCCTACCAGCACAAAGTGGGCAACATCATCGAGACAAT GATCACAGAagcttttttaaaagcagattcACACATAAAGATCGAAGGCTCTCAGGGAAAAACTTTCACTCTGTCCACAGCTATTGATGACATGGTGGCCTACACCAAGCTGACAG ATCATGTGTTTGAACAGATCCTGAACTCTTCCTCTAAGGAGCTGGAAGAAGCGAGGCTTATCCTGCAGAACATCATCCGCCGGCACCTCTACAAGTGTCTGGGGCAGACTCGGCCAGACAAACCCTTGACTGTCACTCAG AAAGCCGTTCGCAGCTGGGAGGCAGAGTTGGCAAATTCCAGCCCTCAGGGTGGCTCTCATGATGTCGATCTGCAGCCGGAGGACTTTGTAGTCAAT gtaatagcgatggactatggtatgaaaGAAAAGAACCCCATCAATAATGTGCGCTTTTACTGCAAGGAAGACCCGACAAGGGCCATCAAGATCCGCAAAAACCAG GTATCTAAACTTCTCCCAGAGCACTTTGCTGAGCAGCTGATCAGGGTGTACTGCAAGAAAACAGACGAGAAGACCCTGGAGGCTGCCAAGAAACACTTTGTTAAGTGGTGCATGGACAAGAACTTCTCGAAGCCTCAG GATGGAGATATCATAGCACCTGAGCTGACTCCTCTCAAACCCAGCTGGCGCAACAACGAAGGCGAGGACAGCGACGAGGGCAACTCCAAAGAAACAAGCGTTCTTGTGAACGGACTCAAGAAAGCTAAAACTCACCTTAACTTTGAGTAG